The following proteins are encoded in a genomic region of Drosophila willistoni isolate 14030-0811.24 chromosome 3R, UCI_dwil_1.1, whole genome shotgun sequence:
- the LOC6651159 gene encoding CCR4-NOT transcription complex subunit 9 — protein sequence MATTTDESEDKKQIFSWIKNLCCKDLRYDALRELALRSSLNFEMGIILWHSFGTVAALLQEITSSYAAVWSGSLTWNDSNRLCWAISLIQSIAGHPETQKPFLSSEIISFLLPILDVKVQTEPVTHVKLAVLGVVGGLVKTPSKEVISFLLESANILSIIADYLSLGSKLTQLITAYILSRMLEHDVTLEHLHGNRKASFKLVYAMYKVVDQLSTDPEADSRILDNIVTCYKRLTQDEFAKFMLNNGLTPDQLRKDIMGSDEPTTIGDH from the exons atggccACTACCACGGATGAGAGCgaagacaaaaaacaaattttctcTTGGATTAAAAATCTTTGCTGTAAAGATCTACGTTACGATGCCCTACGAGAATTGGCCCTACGTTCGAgcttaaattttgaaatgggTATTATTTTGTGGCACTCATTTGGCACAGTTGCAGCACTCTTGCAGGAGATAACCAGTTCGTATGCAGCTGTATGGTCTGGCAGCTTAACCTGGAATGATTCAAATCGCCTGTGCTGGGCCATTAGCTTGATTCAGTCTATAGCTGGTCATCCGGAGACCCAAAAACCGTTTTTGAGCTCTGAAATTATAAGCTTTCTGTTACCCATTTTGGATGTGAAGGTTCAAACGGAGCCCGTCACACATGTCAAATTGGCTGTGCTAGGTGTAGTTG gtGGTTTGGTAAAGACGCCTTCAAAAGAGGTGATATCCTTCCTTCTGGAATCGGCTAATATATTGTCCATCATTGCCGATTATCTTTCTCTGGGATCGAAACTAACACAACTAATTACGGCTTATATCTTAAGTCGTATGCTGGAGCACGATGTTACTTTGGAACATCTTCATGGGAATCGAAAAGCTTCCTTTAAACTTGTTTATGCCATGTATAAAGTAGTCGATCAGTTGTCTACAGATCCAGAAGCTGATTCGCGTATTTTAGACAACATTGTGACTTGCTATAAACGATTAACACAAGATGAATTTGCCAAGTTTATGCTAAACAATGGACTCACGCCAGACCAGCTTCGCAAAGATATTATGGGTTCCGATGAACCTACAACCATTGGGGACCATTGA
- the LOC6651156 gene encoding GRIP and coiled-coil domain-containing protein 2, producing the protein MDTEVTPPRERERERETQKTQPNPIESLSKDEIINKYKGLLSIAKKAKQAKDDLTEENRQLKEALRRAAEKQASLPAMQEMIQDFTDKNLILTEQVQGLKRQTKNDAERLSHLEIENESLKRQLNRLTEENDGLLADVERMELAMQQVNALGTKQRRNLELLEEDIAKIKEAEIENINLKQELSVTNQELNELKEKYEKVKQLNSEQRKKFNSLKDRFIEVHRKLKNLKECKCVLLETQHEYAASVSKWQAEIIRASQLLCGKMQALQEENEQLKNGLTSAKHNQNYANENRKETTTNKGEKVDQLRLDRWLGVLNRAESLVNKVREDHQQQQHSHPNLSEVQAKLNRMQSILQTVSEERNQELRQYQNLESTSIELRHHHEDLLARYHLKEQEHAELLAEMRELNEALKGRGDMISRLQEQESQTAKSHKELEANIAQCQQSLLEKSQKIDQLISRIDELEQANNAIDNQSEVLSTSTISRAEELSRLRELDDGYEDKYNKLRAIAAKLKKKLQEQLQELKQMEDVKEEIETIKLAQSQLQQDLNAARAENQKLKSKEKPSRNSNVLNLEIEAAEKSLADVSAKLNAKNQELDLAKESLASKENSLQQLRKEITLLEEAKNGEALHSKQLKEQIDHLQEQVKDAIHAKHLAITENKELDCKLEQMKLEVEQLNLQLAESLQKNEEKLSKNQQMLNTKTEQMELHLEKLQQLELALRKSEQAQEDIRLEYTEYKVKAQAVLRKNQNKGSDKEQELYEELASLREKEKSLRASNEGKADRLAQFELQVETLQQDNANLQKRSKDFLKLVEELRQQNDILTIENQSQLKFQQELMQQHRQQMEESEAAHRLEKKQILELHSKQEELIKQVTAPTQDRPPPLRSAEGQESLPSSLEQSKIDYLLNDHMENSNATVTESSLAQLAAQRKISTASSRRSHDFMPLDELLNTSINQITSDTVTTISNFGRSVSMQNDDEDSAAADYAAAQLLATKERLSIQESRVRHLTSLLAENEQDLAKLTQMNDMLKEELRRQERSEEREQHMHNSEYLKNVFLKFLTLNNTDERQRLIPVLNTILRLSRNEIEMLNCVAKGQRVSTDGNNRSWTGFLTAWSGGGGGNNNNNSN; encoded by the exons ATGGACACAGAGGTAACGCCACCCAGGGAAAGGGAACGGGAGAGGGAGACACAG AAGACCCAGCCGAATCCGATTGAGTCACTTAGCAAAGATGAGATAATCAACAAATACAAAGGATTGCTTAGCATAGCGAAAAAGGCAAAACAGGCGAAGGATG ATCTCACTGAGGAAAATCGTCAACTTAAGGAGGCCCTGAGAAGAGCAGCAGAGAAACAAGCCAGTTTACCGGCCATGCAAGAGATGATTCAGGATTTTACGGATAAAAATTTAATCTTAACCGAACAGGTTCAAGGTCTCAAACGCCAGACAAAAAATGATGCCGAACGTCTAAGCCATTTGGAGATTGAAAATGAAAGCTTGAAAAGACAACTAAATCGTTTGACAGAAGAGAATGATGGTCTGCTGGCGGATGTTGAACGAATGGAATTGGCCATGCAACAGGTCAATGCCCTGGGCACTAAGCAACGCAGGAATTTGGAACTGCTCGAAGAGGACATAGCTAAAATCAAAGAAGCGGAAATAGAGAACATCAATTTAAAGCAGGAATTGTCTGTGACCAATCAAGAGCTAAATGAACTTAAAGAGAAATATGAAAAGGTTAAGCAACTAAACTCCGAGCAAAGAAAAAAGTTCAATTCACTAAAGGATCGTTTTATCGAGGTGCACCGTAAGTTAAAGAATTTAAAGGAATGCAAATGTGTCCTGTTAGAGACACAGCACGAGTATGCGGCATCTGTTAGCAAGTGGCAGGCGGAGATTATCAGAGCCTCGCAATTGCTATGTGGAAAGATGCAGGCTCTTCAGGAGGAGAACGAGCAACTGAAAAATGGTTTGACAAGTgcaaaacataaccaaaactaTGCCAATGAAAATAGAAAGGAAACTACAACGAATAAAGGGGAAAAGGTGGACCAATTGCGTTTGGATCGTTGGCTAGGCGTTTTAAATAGAGCTGAATCCTTGGTTAATAAAGTCAGAGAAGaccatcagcaacagcaacattcACATCCCAACTTAAGTGAAGTCCAGGCAAAACTAAATCGAATGCAGAGTATTCTTCAAACAGTATCTGAGGAACGAAATCAAGAATTGCGACAATATCAAAACTTGGAAAGCACATCAATTGAACTGCGTCATCATCATGAAGATCTATTGGCACGTTATCACTTAAAGGAGCAGGAACACGCCGAACTTCTGGCCGAAATGCGAGAGCTGAATGAGGCTCTCAAGGGTCGGGGAGATATGATCTCTCGCCTGCAAGAGCAGGAATCGCAAACAGCTAAGAGTCACAAGGAACTAGAAGCCAATATTGCCCAGTGTCAGCAATCCCTTCTAGAAAAGTCACAAAAAATTGATCAACTCATATCGAGAATCGATGAGCTAGAACAGGCCAACAATGCGATAGATAACCAGAGTGAAGTTCTCTCCACATCTACCATATCCAGGGCCGAGGAATTGAGTCGTCTACGAGAATTGGACGACGGTTACGAGGATAAGTACAACAAATTGCGTGCCATAGCCGCAAagttaaaaaagaaacttCAAGAGCAATTGCAAGAGCTTAAGCAAATGGAAGATGTCAAGGAGGAGATAGAAACCATCAAACTAGCCCAAAGTCAGCTGCAACAGGATTTAAATGCCGCCAGGGCTGAGAATCAGAAACTAAAATCTAAAGAGAAGCCAAGCAGAAATTCCAATGTCTTAAATCTGGAAATAGAAGCTGCCGAGAAATCATTAGCTGATGTCAGTGCCAAGCTAAATGCCAAGAATCAAGAATTGGATCTGGCTAAAGAGTCATTGGCCAGCAAGGAGAACTCATTGCAGCAACTACGCAAAGAGATCACCCTTTTGGAAGAGGCCAAGAACGGCGAAGCTTTACATTCGAAACAACTCAAAGAGCAAATTGATCATCTCCAAGAGCAGGTCAAGGATGCAATACATGCCAAGCATTTAGCCATTACTGAAAACAAGGAATTGGACTGTAAACTGGAGCAGATGAAATTAGAAGTAGAGCAACTAAATCTACAGCTTGCCGAAAGTCTTCAAAAGAATGAAGAAAAGTTAAGTAAGAACCAGCAAATGCTCAACACCAAAACAGAGCAAATGGAGCTTCATTTGGAGAAGCTTCAGCAACTGGAATTGGCATTGCGAAAATCAGAGCAGGCACAAGAGGATATCCGACTGGAATACACAGAATATAAGGTCAAAGCCCAAGCGGTATTaaggaaaaaccaaaacaaggGCTCGGACAAAGAACAAGAGCTGTACGAAGAGTTGGCCTCGTTAAGGGAGAAAGAGAAGAGTCTACGTGCCAGCAATGAGGGCAAAGCTGACCGACTGGCCCAATTCGAGCTACAAGTGGAGACATTGCAGCAGGACAATGCCAATCTACAAAAACGCAGCAAGGACTTCCTGAAACTAGTAGAGGAACTACGTCAGCAAAACGATATACTCACTATAGAGAACCAAAGTCAATTGAAATTCCAACAGGAGCTAATGCAACAACATAGGCAACAAATGGAAGAATCGGAGGCAGCTCACCGTCTTGAGAAAAAGCAAATTCTTGAATTACACTCAAAGCAGGAGGAGCTTATTAAGCAAGTTACAGCTCCTACACAGGATAGACCGCCGCCATTGAGATCGGCAGAAGGACAGGAATCTTTACCCTCTAGTCTAGAGCAAAGTAAAATCGATTATCTTCTTAACGATCACATGGAAAATTCCAATGCCACTGTCACTGAGAGCTCTTTGGCCCAACTGGCTGCTCAGCGTAAAATATCCACTGCCTCGTCTCGACGATCCCATGATTTTATGCCACTAGACGAGCTTCTCAATACGTCCATTAATCAAATCACTAGCGATACTGTGACCACCATATCAAATTTTGGTCGCAGCGTCAGCATGCAGAATGATGATGAGGATAGCGCCGCAGCGGATTATGCAGCCGCACAATTATTGGCCACCAAGGAGCGCCTTTCCATACAAGAGAGCCGCGTTAGACATTTAACTTCGCTACTGGCAGAAAATGAACAGGATTTGGCCAAACTAACACAAATGAATGACATGCTGAAGGAGGAACTGCGTCGCCAAGAGCGTTCGGAAGAACGTGAACAACATATGCACAATTCGGAATACTTGAAGAACGTCTTTCTCAAG TTCCTCACACTTAACAATACGGATGAAAGGCAACGCTTGATCCCGGTACTTAATACAATTTTACGTCTGAGTCGCAACGAAATTGAAATGCTTAACTGTGTTGCCAAGGGCCAAAGGG TTTCAACTGATGGTAACAATCGTAGCTGGACGGGATTCCTAACAGCCTGgagcggcggcggtggtggcaataacaacaacaacagtaattAG
- the LOC6651158 gene encoding MOB kinase activator-like 1, with the protein MAMEFLFGSRSSKTFKPKKNIPEGTHQYDLMKHAAATLGSGNLRNAVALPDGEDLNEWVAVNTVDFFNQINMLYGTITEFCTEDSCAIMSAGPKYEYHWADGQTVKKPIKCSAPKYIDYLMTWVQDQLDDEALFPSKIGVPFPKNFLAFAKTILKRLFRVYAHIYHQHFSEVVRLGEEAHLNTSFKHFIFFVQEFNLIERRELAPLQELIDKLTAKDERQI; encoded by the exons ATGGCAATGGAATTTTTGTT TGGCTCACGTTCTAGCAAGACTTTTAAGCCAAAGAAGAATATACCCGAGGGCACACATCAATATGATCTCATGAAACATGCAGCTGCCACATTAGGTTCTGGAAATCTACGCAATGCTGTTGCCTTACCAGATGGTGAGGATCTCAATGAGTGGGTGGCCGTTAACA CCGTGGACTTTTTTAATCAAATCAATATGCTATACGGAACAATCACAGAGTTTTGCACAGAAGATAGTTGTGCCATTATGTCGGCTGGACCGAAGTATGAATACCATTGGGCTGACGGTCAGACAGTGAAGAAGCCCATTAAATGTAGTGCCCCCAAATATATTGATTATCTGATGACCTGGGTTCAGGACCAGTTGGACGATGAGGCATTGTTTCCATCAAAAATTGGCGTACCATTTCCAAAGAATTTTCTTGCCTTCGCCAAAACCATATTGAAACGTCTGTTTCGCGTCTACGCCCATATCTATCATCAGCATTTCTCGGAAGTGGTCAGACTGGGCGAAGAGGCTCATTTGAATACATCATTTAAGcattttatattctttgtgCAAGAGTTCAATTTGATTGAACGGCGCGAATTGGCCCCCCTGCAGGAGCTTATCGATAAGCTGACGGCAAAGGATGAGAGGCAAATATAG
- the LOC6651157 gene encoding retinol-binding protein pinta, whose translation MWSRNNSNKRQVATLDTDPEKVVRQVEELSNWLDANPHINGCKTYENLHLFLRTSKYDIDRAKKKLRTFYQMRAERPEWFDERDPKLPEIQELLDLGVFLPIGNDVEQRMVVVIRTAAHDPKKHTQNNVFKTSKMILDLLLKMEPDSCSKGIVAILDMQGVQLGHALQLNPKLIKRSVESWTAYPCQPKLLEFTNAPGHVNFFLNTFRVFMTPKIRSRLVVRREGTTVQCDQLPPELGGQGLSYKDLAVKWKQLIEENANFYVEQSKYKSILK comes from the exons ATGTGGTCACGGAATAATAGCAATAAGCGGCAAGTTGCCACTCTGGACACCGATCCCGAAAAAGTTGTACGCCAGGTGGAAGAGCTAAGCAACTGGCTGGACGCCAATCCCCACATCAACGGATGCAAGACATATGAGaatttacatttatttctCCGTACCTCAAAGTATGACATAGATCGGGCTAAAAAGAAACTAAGAACTTTCTATCAGATGAGGGCGGAGCGCCCAGAATGGTTTGATGAACGGGATCCAAAATTGCCAGAAATACAAGAACTTTTAGATTTGGGAGTCTTTTTGCCCATTGGCAACGATGTCGAGCAGAGAATGGTTGTAGTCATAAGAACAGCGGCCCACGATCCcaagaaacacacacagaacAATGTCTTTAAG ACCAGTAAAATGATATTGGATTTGCTTCTCAAAATGGAACCAGACAGTTGCTCGAAGGGAATAGTGGCAATTCTGGATATGCAGGGAGTTCAGTTAGGTCACGCTTTACAGCTTAATCCCAAGCTCATTAAACGTTCGGTGGAAAGTTGGACGGCATATCCTTGTCAGCCAAAACTATTGGAATTCACCAATGCTCCGGGACatgttaatttctttttaaacaCTTTCAG AGTATTCATGACACCCAAAATACGTTCGCGACTTGTAGTACGGCGTGAAGGTACTACCGTGCAGTGTGATCAATTGCCACCCGAATTGGGTGGTCAGGGATTAAGCTACAAAGATTTGGCGGTCAAATGGAAACAATTAATCGAGGAGAACGCCAACTTTTATGTGGAGCAAAGCAAATACAAAAGCATTCTAAAGTGA